The Trichosurus vulpecula isolate mTriVul1 chromosome 4, mTriVul1.pri, whole genome shotgun sequence genome contains a region encoding:
- the LOC118848260 gene encoding LOW QUALITY PROTEIN: solute carrier family 25 member 39-like (The sequence of the model RefSeq protein was modified relative to this genomic sequence to represent the inferred CDS: inserted 1 base in 1 codon), which produces MGPLPGEGQDGLWRTPIAPGTRRFTTXPPTREAAGCVMAEKAPGGISPLQQMVASGTGALVTSIFMTPLDVVKVRLQSQRPSPTSGLVQSQGSWSIPYTKWKCMLYCNGILEPLYLCQNGSRCAVWYQHPTYFTGTMDAFVKITRHEGARTLWSGLPATLVMTVPATAIYFTTYDQLKGFLCSRAVTSDLYAPMVAGAMARLGTVTVISPLELVRTKLQAQHLSYRELGACVRAAVSQGGWRSLWLGWGATALRDVPFSALYWFNYELVKTWLCKMAAKDRTSVSISFVAGAFSGTVAAVLTLPFDVVKTQRQMELGSVGALRVTSPRSPSTWLLLRRIQTESGARGLFAGFLPRIIKAAPSCAIMISTYEFSKNFFQRLNLEKCPRGP; this is translated from the exons ATGGGCCCGCTGCCCGGGGAGGGCCAGGATGGGCTCTGGAGGACCCCCATTGCCCCCGGGACCCGACGCTTCACCA GTCCACCCACGCGTGAAGCGGCGGGCTGTGTGATGGCAGAGAAGGCACCTGGGGGCATCAGCCCCCTGCAGCAGATGGTGGCGTCGGGCACAGGGGCCCTCGTTACCTCCATTTTCATGACCCCGCTGGATGTGGTGAAGGTCCGACTGCAGTCCCAGCGCCCTTCTCCCACCAGCGGGCTGGTGCAGTCCCAGGGATCCTGGAGCATCCCCTATACTAAATGGAAGTGTATGCTCTACTGCAATGGCATTCTCGAGCCCCTGTATCTATGTCAGAATGGTTCTCGTTGTGCCGTCTGGTACCAGCATCCCACCTACTTCACAGGCACCATGGATGCCTTTGTGAAGATTACTCGGCACGAGGGTGCTAGGACTCTGTGGAGTGGCCTCCCTGCAACTTTGGTGATGACAGTGCCTGCCACCGCCATTTATTTTACCACCTATGACCAGCTCAAGGGTTTCTTATGTAGCCGAGCTGTGACTTCTGACCTCTATGCACCCATGGTGGCAGGAGCTATGGCCCGACTGGGCACTGTGACTGTGATCAGTCCCCTGGAGCTGGTGAGAACAAAGCTTCAGGCCCAGCATCTGTCCTACCGTGAACTTGGGGCCTGTGTCAGGGCAGCCGTGTCCCAGGGTGGCTGGCGCTCTCTGTGGCTTGGCTGGGGTGCCACTGCACTGAGGGATGTGCCTTTTTCAGCCCTGTACTGGTTTAACTATGAGTTAGTGAAGACATGGCTATGTAAGATGGCAGCCAAGGACCGGACTTCAGTCAGTATCAGCTTTGTGGCTGGAGCTTTCTCAGGAACAGTGGCTGCTGTACTCACACTGCCTTTTGACGTGGTGAAAACTCAGCGTCAGATGGAGTTGGGAAGTGTGGGAGCCTTGAGAGTGACATCCCCACGTTCCCCTTCCACCTGGCTGCTGCTCCGACGAATTCAAACTGAGTCTGGGGCCAGAGGACTCTTTGCAGGCTTCCTCCCACGGATCATCAAAGCAGCCCCCTCCTGTGCCATCATGATCAGCACCTACGAATTTAGCAAAAATTTTTTCCAGAGACTGAACCTAGAAAAATGCCCTCGGGGTCCCTga